A window of Streptomyces armeniacus contains these coding sequences:
- a CDS encoding NAD-dependent epimerase/dehydratase family protein, protein MKVLVTGGSGFLGRAVCAQLAEAGHDVRSLSRTPHPRLAALGVRQHLDDVRDARAVEGATAGCDAVVHCAARAGLSGPVSAYEAVNVAGTRNVVAACLRNGVPRLVHTSTPSVVFDGRDLEGVDESQPYPRRHTTAYARTKAAAERHVLAADSDRLSTVALRPHVIWGPGDPHFLPRVVRRARSGLLRLPDGGRKRTDTVYVENAAAAHLLALPLLAPGSPVAGRAYFLSQGDPRTVRDAVNSLLAAAGLPPEERSVPAGLVRAAAAVVEPVHRALRLAGEPALTRGLVDYLCAAHWFDISAARRDLGYGPFVSTEEGLRRTAAEIGRVPAVGG, encoded by the coding sequence GTGAAGGTCCTCGTGACGGGCGGCAGCGGCTTCCTGGGGCGCGCCGTGTGCGCGCAGCTTGCGGAGGCGGGGCACGACGTGCGCTCGCTGAGCCGTACGCCGCACCCGCGGCTGGCCGCTCTGGGCGTACGGCAGCACCTCGACGACGTACGCGACGCGCGCGCGGTGGAGGGTGCCACCGCGGGCTGCGACGCGGTCGTCCACTGCGCGGCCAGGGCGGGCCTGTCGGGGCCCGTGTCCGCGTACGAGGCCGTCAACGTCGCCGGCACCCGCAACGTCGTCGCCGCCTGCCTCCGGAACGGCGTGCCGCGGCTCGTCCACACCTCGACGCCCAGCGTCGTCTTCGACGGCCGCGACCTGGAGGGCGTCGACGAGTCGCAGCCGTATCCGCGCCGGCACACCACCGCGTACGCCCGTACGAAGGCGGCGGCCGAACGGCACGTGCTGGCCGCGGACTCGGACCGGCTGAGCACGGTGGCACTCCGGCCGCACGTCATCTGGGGGCCGGGCGATCCGCACTTCCTGCCGCGCGTCGTACGGCGTGCGCGCTCCGGTCTGCTGCGCCTCCCCGACGGCGGCCGCAAACGGACGGACACCGTGTACGTGGAGAACGCCGCCGCCGCGCATCTGCTGGCGCTTCCCCTGCTGGCGCCCGGCTCGCCCGTCGCGGGCCGCGCGTACTTCCTCAGCCAGGGCGATCCGCGCACCGTCCGCGACGCCGTCAACTCACTGCTCGCCGCGGCCGGTCTGCCGCCCGAGGAGCGGTCCGTGCCGGCGGGTCTCGTACGGGCGGCAGCCGCCGTCGTGGAACCCGTACACCGCGCGCTGCGGCTCGCGGGGGAGCCCGCGCTGACCCGCGGGCTGGTGGACTACCTCTGCGCCGCGCACTGGTTCGACATCTCGGCGGCGCGCCGCGACCTCGGCTACGGGCCGTTCGTCAGCACGGAGGAGGGGCTGCGGCGTACGGCGGCGGAAATCGGCCGCGTGCCCGCCGTCGGCGGGTAG
- a CDS encoding acyl carrier protein, with the protein MEQQQPVFDTLAALLAEHFDLDRARLTPETTFGDLEMDSLALMEMLVVAESELGMVLSDTDNDLDSDSTLAEAAALMERLGVGGPRPAEQAAP; encoded by the coding sequence ATGGAACAGCAGCAGCCAGTCTTCGACACCCTCGCCGCCCTGCTGGCCGAGCACTTCGATCTCGACCGCGCCCGCCTCACACCCGAAACCACCTTCGGGGACCTCGAGATGGACTCGCTGGCGCTGATGGAGATGCTGGTCGTGGCCGAGAGCGAGCTCGGCATGGTCCTCTCGGACACCGACAACGACCTGGACTCGGACAGCACCCTCGCGGAGGCCGCCGCCCTGATGGAGCGGCTCGGTGTCGGCGGCCCGCGGCCCGCCGAACAGGCCGCGCCGTGA
- a CDS encoding 3-oxoacyl-ACP synthase III family protein, whose protein sequence is MLKRSQARLLATSVHLPPGYRTMAETRALIAAADSPFVPPPGALELSGIRGVHVKGEQEQCSDLAATAAGKALAAAGTPLDDVDLLLFASSGQDLIEPATAHIVAAKLGATCPAFDVKNACNSVLNALQVARALIESGQYRTVLITCGEAPTLAIRWHLPDLRAFRAATPGYTVSDAGAAMLLTAGPAGEREPGVLATVFSAESASWDVCTVVAGGSMHPRGDDEDVCTLRLNGDLVETGRRHMPLFAERHPREIALMRESAFVAVHQISLPQYRRCCAEFGVPEERSLPTVVEHGNVASASLPLQLALAQESGRAGPGDLVALAGLASGFSVGLALIRL, encoded by the coding sequence GTGCTGAAGCGCTCCCAAGCCCGATTGCTGGCCACCTCGGTCCATCTGCCGCCCGGTTACCGGACCATGGCGGAGACCCGGGCGCTCATCGCCGCCGCGGACAGTCCGTTCGTGCCGCCGCCCGGCGCGCTGGAGCTGTCCGGGATCAGGGGCGTCCACGTCAAGGGCGAGCAGGAGCAGTGCTCCGACCTGGCGGCGACCGCCGCCGGCAAGGCACTGGCCGCCGCCGGGACGCCGCTGGACGACGTGGACCTGCTGCTGTTCGCCTCCTCCGGACAGGATCTGATCGAGCCGGCCACCGCGCACATCGTGGCGGCCAAACTCGGCGCCACCTGCCCGGCGTTCGACGTGAAGAACGCCTGCAACAGCGTGCTCAACGCGCTCCAGGTGGCCCGCGCGCTCATCGAGTCCGGGCAGTACCGCACCGTCCTGATCACCTGCGGCGAGGCCCCGACCCTCGCCATCCGCTGGCACCTGCCCGACCTGCGCGCTTTCCGCGCCGCCACGCCCGGCTACACCGTGAGCGACGCCGGCGCCGCCATGCTGCTGACGGCCGGGCCCGCCGGAGAGCGCGAACCTGGCGTGCTCGCCACCGTGTTCAGCGCCGAATCCGCCTCCTGGGACGTGTGCACCGTCGTGGCGGGCGGTTCGATGCACCCGAGGGGTGACGACGAGGACGTGTGCACCCTGCGGCTGAACGGCGACCTGGTGGAGACCGGCCGGCGGCACATGCCCCTCTTCGCCGAACGCCACCCCAGGGAGATCGCGCTCATGCGGGAGAGCGCGTTCGTCGCGGTGCACCAGATCTCCCTGCCGCAGTACCGAAGATGCTGCGCCGAGTTCGGTGTGCCCGAGGAGCGGAGCCTGCCGACCGTCGTCGAGCACGGCAACGTCGCCTCGGCCTCGCTGCCGCTCCAGCTGGCCCTGGCGCAGGAGTCCGGCCGGGCAGGGCCCGGCGACCTGGTCGCCCTGGCCGGGCTGGCCAGCGGCTTCAGCGTCGGGCTGGCGCTGATCCGGCTGTAA
- a CDS encoding acyl-ACP desaturase has translation MTGAAPGRVDIAVELEPYVARGLDRHLAAARPWFPHQYVPWGAGRDYDGPLDGEPWQPGQSALPQAVREALVVNLLTEDNLPSYHHEIARRFTQDGAWGTWVHRWTAEEDRHSHALRSYLTVTRAVDPVALEDARMRHLERGYRLEQPSLLHGIAYVTIQELATRISHRNTGLACGDPAGERLLARIAADENLHMVFYRDLCRHAVELVPDAFLQAFTEVARTFRMPGHGMPGFTGKAARMAVAGIYDLRCHHDQVLQPLVRVLDLLERGGLGPAGERARDALGRYLEDLNARATRMSAAQAAQAAQAAQDTQDTQRAQAAHAAQGAVQPAVRAAAGPATELP, from the coding sequence GTGACCGGCGCGGCGCCCGGGCGCGTGGACATCGCCGTCGAGCTCGAGCCGTACGTGGCCCGCGGCCTCGACCGCCATCTCGCCGCCGCCCGCCCCTGGTTCCCGCACCAGTACGTGCCCTGGGGCGCCGGGCGGGACTACGACGGCCCGCTGGACGGCGAGCCCTGGCAGCCGGGGCAGTCGGCGCTGCCGCAAGCCGTACGGGAGGCGCTCGTCGTCAATCTGCTCACCGAGGACAACCTGCCCAGCTACCACCACGAGATCGCCCGCCGGTTCACGCAGGACGGCGCCTGGGGCACCTGGGTGCACCGCTGGACCGCCGAGGAGGACCGGCACAGCCACGCCCTGCGGTCGTATCTGACTGTCACGCGTGCGGTCGATCCGGTCGCGCTGGAGGACGCGCGGATGCGCCACCTGGAGCGCGGCTACCGGCTGGAGCAGCCCTCGCTGCTGCACGGCATCGCGTACGTGACCATCCAGGAGCTGGCCACCCGGATCAGCCACCGCAACACGGGCCTGGCGTGCGGCGATCCGGCGGGCGAACGCCTGCTGGCGCGCATCGCCGCGGACGAGAACCTGCACATGGTCTTCTACCGCGACCTCTGCCGGCACGCCGTGGAACTGGTGCCGGACGCCTTCCTGCAGGCGTTCACGGAGGTGGCGCGCACCTTCCGGATGCCCGGCCACGGGATGCCGGGGTTCACCGGGAAGGCCGCGCGTATGGCCGTCGCGGGCATCTACGACCTGCGCTGCCATCACGACCAGGTGCTGCAGCCGCTGGTGCGGGTGCTGGACCTGCTGGAGCGCGGCGGGCTCGGCCCGGCGGGCGAGCGGGCGCGCGACGCGCTCGGCCGCTACCTCGAGGACCTGAACGCCCGCGCCACGCGCATGAGCGCCGCACAGGCCGCACAGGCCGCACAGGCCGCACAGGACACGCAGGACACGCAGCGCGCACAGGCCGCGCACGCCGCACAGGGCGCCGTACAGCCCGCCGTACGGGCCGCCGCCGGGCCGGCCACGGAGTTGCCGTGA
- a CDS encoding fatty acid CoA ligase family protein, whose translation MPTARLLDGVEQAARTHPEAVALRSPATGGRHTAVTYGELSARCDAYTSALTYAGLRPGTRTCLMVPPGPELAALAGALSRIGAVPVLIDPGIAKPAVKACLDTVAPEAFIGVPRAHAARLLLGWARRTVRLSIVVGGQVPRLYGVSLDRLCALSAAQPAAPEAPDAPEPKPGPGPEPGPDPVAMLAFTSGATGLPKAVEYRTRQLSAQLRMARDVWPLEPGEVGMSTLPPFALGGTALGFSMVVPDMDFLRPASADPAVLVRDIRRFGVAGLFASPVPLDRLARHCAAEGVVLESLRAVVCGGASLDPRTAERLRPCLPADATVTSVYGATEAMPVSALDSRELLGDVRRLTEGGHGTCLGWPLPGNLVRVIGLTDEAVPEWHDGLEAPPGAVGEITVAGPNTSERYEGHPDRTALAKIRDGARVVHRTGDLGRFDPHGRLWFCGRASQRVRTAAGELYPEQVEPVANTVPAVRRSALVGVGPAGAQLPVLCVEPERRLGRDERWNVVVEVLARFGEFPHTSGVRQVLFHPGLPVDVRHNSKIDRPELARWAARRLRGGRLP comes from the coding sequence ATGCCGACGGCGCGGCTTCTCGACGGCGTCGAGCAGGCGGCGCGCACGCACCCGGAAGCGGTCGCCCTGCGCAGCCCTGCCACCGGCGGGCGGCACACGGCGGTGACGTACGGGGAGCTGAGCGCGCGCTGCGACGCGTACACGAGCGCGCTGACGTACGCGGGGCTGCGGCCCGGCACCCGTACGTGTCTGATGGTGCCGCCGGGCCCGGAACTGGCCGCGCTGGCCGGTGCGTTGAGCAGGATCGGCGCCGTACCGGTGCTGATCGACCCGGGCATCGCAAAGCCGGCGGTGAAGGCGTGTCTGGACACGGTGGCGCCGGAGGCGTTCATCGGGGTGCCGCGCGCGCACGCGGCGCGGCTGCTGCTGGGGTGGGCGCGGCGCACCGTACGGCTGTCGATTGTCGTCGGGGGGCAGGTGCCGCGCCTGTACGGCGTCTCCCTCGACCGCCTGTGCGCACTGAGCGCCGCACAGCCCGCCGCACCCGAAGCGCCCGACGCCCCGGAACCGAAGCCGGGCCCGGGCCCGGAACCAGGCCCGGACCCCGTCGCGATGCTCGCCTTCACCTCCGGTGCCACCGGGCTCCCGAAGGCCGTCGAGTACCGCACGCGCCAGCTGTCCGCGCAGCTCCGCATGGCGCGCGACGTGTGGCCGCTGGAGCCGGGCGAGGTGGGCATGTCGACGCTGCCTCCGTTCGCGCTGGGCGGCACGGCGCTGGGGTTCAGCATGGTGGTCCCGGACATGGACTTCCTCCGCCCGGCGTCCGCCGATCCCGCCGTGCTCGTACGGGACATCCGCCGGTTCGGCGTCGCCGGGCTGTTCGCGTCGCCGGTACCGCTGGACCGGCTGGCGCGGCACTGCGCGGCAGAGGGTGTCGTACTGGAGTCGCTGCGGGCCGTCGTGTGCGGCGGCGCCTCCCTCGACCCGCGTACGGCGGAGCGGCTGCGCCCGTGCCTGCCGGCGGACGCGACGGTGACCTCCGTGTACGGCGCCACCGAGGCGATGCCCGTGAGCGCCCTCGACAGCCGTGAACTCCTCGGTGACGTCCGCCGGCTGACGGAGGGCGGGCACGGCACCTGCCTCGGGTGGCCGCTGCCGGGGAATCTCGTACGGGTCATCGGCCTCACCGACGAGGCCGTCCCGGAGTGGCACGACGGGCTGGAGGCGCCGCCGGGCGCCGTCGGCGAGATCACGGTCGCCGGGCCGAACACCAGTGAGCGCTACGAGGGCCACCCCGACCGTACGGCGCTCGCGAAGATCCGTGACGGCGCGCGCGTCGTGCACCGTACGGGGGACCTCGGGCGGTTCGATCCGCACGGCCGGCTGTGGTTCTGCGGGCGGGCGTCGCAGCGTGTGCGTACGGCGGCCGGCGAGCTGTATCCGGAACAGGTCGAGCCGGTCGCCAACACCGTGCCCGCGGTGCGCCGCAGCGCGCTGGTCGGGGTGGGCCCGGCGGGTGCCCAGCTTCCCGTCCTGTGCGTCGAGCCCGAGCGGCGACTGGGGCGGGACGAGCGGTGGAACGTCGTCGTGGAGGTACTGGCGCGGTTCGGGGAGTTCCCGCACACGAGCGGTGTGCGGCAGGTGCTGTTCCATCCGGGGCTGCCGGTCGACGTCCGGCACAACTCGAAGATCGACCGTCCGGAGCTGGCCCGCTGGGCCGCCCGCAGACTGCGCGGAGGGCGGCTGCCGTGA